The following is a genomic window from Nocardioides thalensis.
TCACGGCCGGGTCGGGGCGGTGGCTGGTCTCGGGGCGGGCGGCGAGGAACGTCGCGACCAGGTCGCGCACCCGGCGCTCCAGCACGGTGAGCCGGTCGCGGTTGCGCGAGATCGGCAGCTCCTCGGCGACGACGCGCAACACCGCCGGGTCGTCCTCGAGCGCGGCGATCAGGGCGTCCGCGGTGTCGCGCACCATGGCCGGGCCGAACGTGCCGATCCGGTCGGCCAGGGCCGCGGCGACCTTCTCGGCGACGTCGTCCCAGTAGCGGTCGACGACGACGTCGACGATCGCCGCCTTGTCCGGGAAGTACTGGTAGACCGACCCCGGGCTCACGCCGGCGGCCGCGGCGACCCGATTGGTCGAGAACGCGTCGTAGCCGTCGGACACGAGCACGTCGCGGCCGGCCGCGACGATCCGGTCGACCATCTGGCGGGAGCGGGCCTGGCGGGGTGTCTTGCGCACAACGCGAATGGTATGCGAGTGATGACTCGCGTTAGGTTCGGGGCATGGTTCTCCCTTCGATCCGGGCGGCGCTCGGCGGGGTCGT
Proteins encoded in this region:
- a CDS encoding TetR/AcrR family transcriptional regulator, translated to MRKTPRQARSRQMVDRIVAAGRDVLVSDGYDAFSTNRVAAAAGVSPGSVYQYFPDKAAIVDVVVDRYWDDVAEKVAAALADRIGTFGPAMVRDTADALIAALEDDPAVLRVVAEELPISRNRDRLTVLERRVRDLVATFLAARPETSHRPDPAVTAWVVVIALEQLAVRWVLDQPPVTRDQLVEEILALVSGYLSFGDR